CCATGTGATGGATGACACTTCGAGGATTGCTATTGTTAACCACTGGACGAAAGACGACCACTTACGTGAGATCGATAGTTCAGACGACCTTGGCCAGAACAAGATCCGGTACCAGTATGGCAACCATCTTGGGTCTGCATCACTTGAACTCAACGAGGCCGGCGAACTCATCTCCTATGAAGAGTACTTCCCTTACGGTGGGACTTCTTTTGTAGTAGGAAATAGCGAAAAAGAAGTTAAGCTCAAAGAATACCGCTACACCGGGAAAGAACGGGATGATGCCACCGGGTTGTATTATTATGGAGCAAGGTACTATGCAGCTTGGATTGGGAGGTGGTTGAGTGCGGATCCGGCGGGGCCGGTGGATGGGTGGAATTTGTATGAGTATGTGCGGGGGAATCCGGTGGGGTTGGTGGATCCGGATGGGATGACTTCTGAAAGACATGATGTCGGTATAAAATTTCCTGAAGGGGTGGAAACTGCAGAAGATCTTAAAGAACATTTGAGTAATAAAGGTACTTTTGAGTACGATGGAATTGATTACTATCTGGAGTTTGATGGTGAATTGGATATAGAGATGGTTGATGGTGTACCAAAAATAACAGGTGATAACCTGATGGCTCGTGAATTTGTTGCAGGAGCAATAGTTCCTCCTGCAACAAATTCGAATCATCATGCAGGGCATGCAATTGACATGAATATACTATATAATAAAAAACTATACAGAGCAGTTGATCTCAACCCAAACAACATTAAAAGACTTCCTCAATCAGTGCAGAATTTTATTAATGATATTCGTAATGATTCAAAATTACGATGGGGGGGGGATTTCTCTCCTACAGATCCTGTACATATAGATGATGGATTAAATATATCTAATCCAGAAGTTTTTCGACAAAGAGTGATTGCTGTTAATTATGCCTATCAAGCCAGATGATAAAAACACTAACTTCGATATGTATTTTCTTATATAAACAGGATCTGTGTAGAATGTAAAAACAAATACACTGGTTGTCAAAGTGTAAATTTGAGAATGCAAAGTCGAAGAACTGTCTGTTAAAGAATTCAGAAAAGGCTTTGTGGAAGGAATATTATCAGCAAACAGAATGTTAATTGTATATTTGAATCTTAAAAGGGTGTAATAATTAATGCTGTCTTAGGCGGTTTTGTATAGAAAGGGAGTCTATGTTTAAAAGAAAACTAAATATATATGAAATAATATTTTTTCTGATTATAACTGTATTCACTCCATATATAAAAGCAATAAGTGAAGTTATAAATAATAACGATAGTAATTATTTATCATGGAAAAGGGAAGTTAGAAATTCAGTTCAATCCGGAAAACTAGTACTTTTAACTTTTCTTACAATGGAAGAGGGAATAGAATTAGCAAACTCTGTTGACAATGAATTCTATGCTGATTGGTCTTACTACTTAAATGATTTTGGGTTTAAAAACAGCGATAATCTCATAATAATCAGTACAAACAGATCATATGGAAAAGCTATAGATGAAAACATCGATTTTGATGAATATACTTTAATCTTTCTCAGGAAAAAAATGCCCGCAATTCTTGCACAAAAAAGTCTAACTGAAGCTTTTTATGTGTTGGATTACTATTATAATAATAATTGGGAAAAATTAGTAACTTATATAAATCAATTTTTAGATGAAAATAAGAAAGTAACTGTTGATGAATTTTTAAATAATCAGGAAAAATCTTTAAAGGACTTTAATCTCAAAATTATTGATATTCAAATGTTGAATACAGAAATTGAAAGTGTAAACGATACCGGAATCGGTTTTCCATAAAGGGTTTATAATAGGTGATTAGCGAGGGGTAAATATGACATCTTTATGTGCGAATTAACACTATTCTAGATTCTGAGGGTAACTTCCAGATCTACTCATCCTTTGGAGCCGGAAGACAAAAATATAGCGCCCCCGGTGATTTGAAAGAATATATTCTTCCTACTCTTGAGCAAAAGAGGAGAATGGTAAGAAGGTGTAAGTGTAATGATTACTGCTTTATAACAGGGTATAATTGCAGGATGGGGTTGGAGAATGGGGTTAAGGGGGTAGTGGAGGAATGGAGGTGCTTCGAGGCCACTAAAGGACTTTGCCGGGACTCTTAAACGTTCATCCTCATCGAAATTTTACCATTCATTGAATCGAAGCTGGCAAACGCAATGGTAGAAGGTTTAAATAGCGTTATAAATAAAAATCATTAAAATAGAGCGAGTATATACGCAAATCTTGAGGTTTTTACTAACATAAATTTTTAACAGTAGGGGATGTTGATTTACTGTACAGATTTTGGCCGAATTCAGAACATCATAGATTAGACCGGATGCACCATGGGTATTGGTTTTCATTGAAAACCATGGTTGGGAATTCCGGATATAGCCGAAAAGAAGAATAAAGGCTTTATGTTAACAAAGAGGGTATGATTAAATGAATGACAATAAACTATGTGATTTGAGGATAGAGCCTGAGGATACACCTGAAGATATCAGGAAGAAAATCGAAACAGATCCTGGTTTTGGTACATCTGCATGGACGAAAGAAACCACAAAATATTTGCAAAATGAGTTTTTCGAAAAAGTTATGGCTTTAAGGGTATCTACTACCAATGATGTTGGAAGTGATAAAGTTAGTTTTCAAAAATTAAAAACCTATCTTTTAGCTAAGTGTGAAAAATTTGATATTAAAAAATTGGTAAAAAGATCAGATAGTATGAGTGATCTTTATTCAAACATTGAGTATTTGGCTATTATAGACACTGAAGTAATCTTAGAGAGGTATATGATAGATGTTTCGATTGATTTTGAATGGAATTTAATATAGAGTGTGGTAAATCTATTGGTTGGTAAAGTTAAAGATGTGCTTGATCTTAACTATCAAAGAGCAGTTTATGCAAATACTGAGTACTCAAAGAAATTAAATTGGGATGAACTCTTACCGAAAATAAAACCGGATTGGTATGCAATGTGGATTGCAGGCTCAAAAGATCGTTTTGCAGAAGAAGTTGCATTCTATCAACTTAAAAATGGTTTAAAACCAATATCTGGTGTTATTGGTCCTATTACATGGAAAGCAATGGGTGGAGTAGTTTTTGAACCTTTAGAAGGTGTGGAGGATTTGTTTCCTCTTAAAAAGTTACAGCGTGAAAGACCACGTTTTTTTCCTCCTCTACCACTTTCCCACCGTATAACTAGTCCTTTTGGGATGAGAATCCATCCTGTAAGTGGGGTTAGAAGATTTCATAATGGAATCGATTTGGAGGCAGATATTGGCGACCCAGTAGTTGCATTTGCTGATGGAATAGTTGAGCACTCATTATTTAGTGAAACTGGAGGTCATATGATAGTTTTAAAACATGCAAATGAATATAAAACACGATACTTACATTTAGATAAAAGGCTTGTTAAAAGTGGAGAGGTTATTGCTGGACAGAAAATAGGAACAGCTGGAAATACTGGTATAAGTTCTGGTCCCCATCTTCATTTTGAAATTATTCGCAAAGGAAAACGTGTTGATCCAACAGATTACATCAATTATAGATTAAGACAATAACTTTTTACAAGGAAAATGTTGTGAATACTTTAAAGATATTACTTTTTGTGATTACTATAGTTCATACCACTTTAGCTTCTGTCGTATGGGAAATAAAATCCTCTTCATTTGATGATGATGAGAAAAAGTATACTTCAATAATTGATAATTATGTTATGGATGAACAACTGGAATATGTGTATTTATCAGTTGGATACCAAGATGAAAATAAAGCTATTAAGAAATCAAATATTGTGCGCGTTAACTTTGAAACCGAAGATTATGTTTTTGTAGACAGTATCGAAGTTCGAGTGGTAGGGATGAACTTAGTAAATGGATATCTTATTGTACGAGTAGTAGATGAAAATAGTTGGTTGTTTTATATGATATATGATAATTATGGGAATAGATTAAAAAAATCTTACAATTCTTTATTGACGGTGTTCAAGAATGGGTCGTATTTAAAGTGCAATAGTATTGAGTATATTTCTCACATGTATGTATATGATTCATGTCGAATAGTTGACTTACATGAGGTGAATGAAACAATACTTTTGAAAGATCGAATAATAATTGATATTCATGTAAACAAAGGCAATGAAAACAAGATAACAGTTTTATCGCAAGATGGAAAATGGTTTTATTTAGGTACTGTTTGCGGTGAAAATCCAAAGAATATCATTGATATCGATAGTATCATGTTACCATATTTTGAAACACCATTTGGAGATTATGGAAAAATAATAAACAATGAACTAGTTTTTATTGCAGATAAATTATACACCTTCTCCAGTATTAGTAATGGAGTACTTGGTTTTGACATTGCACTGGAAAATCCCAAATATTTCAAAGGAAAAAAATATGAGTTGGTTGGACATTTTGGAAATGCTCTCGTAAGAGACTTAGAAGTAACACATGAAGATAGATTTTTAAGAACTCATATGAGTGTTTTATACCATAACGATCCATTAGAGTTGCTTAAGTATTTTTCAATACCCAAAGATGGGTTCAAGTATAGTACATTTACATTTAAATGGTTTGGTGATAATTTATACTTTTTCTATATAGATAAATACAATAATTATAACTTTCGTGTAAAATTAATTTCGAGTGATAGGTATTGGTAGGTAGGAGGCTAGGAGAGCAAACGGAAAGAGAAGGGAAACGGTAAATTCACGCTCAATGCTTGGTTTTAATCAAAACTTCTCTAACGCAGCTTACAGATTCGGTGCTGTCAGCACTGTAGGTTCGCGATGCAGCCCTAAGCATAATATCGACCTCTTCAGTCATTCTAATTTATTCAACCGCAATAGTATCTACATACAATGCAGTTACCGCTCCACCTACGAACACGACCACTTCTTTTAGGTCTCCTAACCCAAAAGCTACTTTTTTAAGCATAGCAAGATTTCTGTTATTCATTTTTCATAAATCTTTTTTTCAAAATGTTTTGAGCAATATTAACCTCTCTTGCTCTGCCTATTCTTAATGTGTCCAGAAGGCATAACAGTTCATATAATTCAAGATAATTTGCACTTATTTTTGGAAGTGTTCTGTAAAGTGGCTCTACTGACATTCCTCGTAGTGTGCCTCCAGATGCTTTCCATACAAACTGTTTATTTCCAGCCGCAATCATTTTATTAAGTGGTGGTCCTGAATGAGCGGTGGGTACACCTTTTACAATCGGACCTGGTTGTATAGGAAAAAACATATTTCAAACCAGCGTTATTTTAAATCAGAGAGCTTGTGGCCACGGCAAGCCACTTTGTTGGAACCGCTTCATTGTGTTTATTACGGTTCCTTTGGACACACTCAGTGCACGAGCGGTCTTCTCTGTACCTATTCCCTTATCCTGTCGGTATTACAAAATCTGACGTATCATTCGCATTGTAATTCTCCTTCGTGACATTCAACCTCCCTGAAAAGAATCGTAAATACAGGAAAATTGAAAGGTAAATTATGGAGAGAGGAAAACCGGTCAAATAACTTGAGATTGGGTGGTCAAATTAAATGAGATTGCTTGGTCAAATTGTCTGAGACAGGGGGGTCAAATTAAATGAGATTAGGTGGTCAAATTGTGTGAGATCGGCCACAGAAAATTATCTACGGTGAATCGCAAACTGATCCGCAGGACAAAAACCTTCGTGGGCAGATGTATAAATCCTATGATGAAGCGGGCTGCACAACGGTTCCTGCCTATACCTTCAAAGGTGAAGTGCCGCAAAGTGTTTATCGTCTCCGTGCGCTTACAACCGGTGCTTATGATACAGAGGTAAACTGGGATGTTGCGGATCCTGACTCACTTCTGGAATCTGAGACGTTTACCACAAATAACAACTATGACGCGCTTGGTCATGTTATAGAGCAAGAAAAGCCTGACGAAAGTATTACCGTTGCGGAATATCATCAATCCGGTACGCTCAATAAGGTGAGGGTGCAGCTTAAAAATGAAACTGAATTTACCGATTTTGTAACCGGTATCTGCTACAACGCTAAGGGACAGCGCCAAAGAATCGATTACGGCAACGGGACTTTCACTGAATATGAGTATGATGATAAAACCTTTCGCTTAACTGCGCTTAAAACAACAAGGGCCAGTGACAACGAGCTGCTTCAGGATATCGAATATGAATATGATCCTGTGGGGAATGTTACAGAGATTGAGGATAACTCCTTTGATTCGGTATTCACCAATAATCAGGTAGTAGAGCCTAAATGCACTTATGAGTATGATGCACTCTACCGCCTAACCCGTGCCACCGGACGTGAGCACAACGGCTTGAATCAAACCACTCCACAACACGGGGATGAGTGGTTCAACCAGCATCTGGCGAACATCAATGATGCCAACGCCCTTGCAAACTACATCAGAACTTATAGTTATGATAAGGGCAACAATCTCACTCAAATCCAGCATTCTGCATCAGATAGCACCCGTAGTTTCACCCGCAACATAACCGTCGATTCCGGCTCAAACAGAGCAGTTCCTGCTACAATGACCGGTCCAATCTCCTCCTATTTCGACCTTAACGGCAATTGTACTGAGCTCGAGCACATAGCCGAAATTTCATGGAACTACCGCAACAACATCTCAAAAGCGACAATTATTGAGCAGTTTTCCTTACACACACAAAAGATGTGAATAATTGTAATTTTAGAAATCTTTTCGTTACATAAAAAAAATATATGTAATTTAGAGGGCTATTTTTTGGCTACATATAAAAAGCTATATGTAATTTAGAGGCCTTTTGGTTACATATAAAAAGCTATATGTAATTTTAGAGGCCTTTTGGTTACATATAATTTAATTAAGATTCGGTTTTTAGCAAACCTTTTTGCCATATCATTTCTCCATGAACAGATCCAAATATGGTTTAAAAACAAAAAGCCGGTTACGGGCATAGCCGGTGGACTCTTGTACTATTTCAAGTTCTACCAATTTCTGTATCAGGGTATTTGCCGTCTGATGGGTAATATCAAGGAATTGGGCTGCATCATTGATAGAAACTGTTGGTCTTTGATAGAGTCTCATTAAGAGCTTTGGCCCTTTTCCCCAGGCTAAAAAGACGATGTTCGACATCATGGCGTAAACTCATGACTTTCATGAATGTTTCTTTGCTGCTGGTTGCGGTTTCGATCACAGCAAGACTGCGGGAATGTTATTCTAAAAATTCCGTTCTCCTTTCCTCCCGCGATAATCGCCCAGGGGTCCCCCCAAACGGATCCCTACACTCTTTCCCCATTGACGCCCGGGGGTGACCCAGTCTACCGCCTTTAGCCCCATAAAAATTCATCTTTAGATACACCCTGAACCTATTAAAGAGGAAGCTGTGGACTCGTGGTGTTTTGTGAACTTGTAATATTTTTCCGGGCATTTACAGTATTTTTTTTTTGCTTGTGTCGCCCGAGGCGAAGTTGGCCACCCCCCAGATAGGCCTGATGGCAAGTGAATGGTTCCTCACGGGGGCGCCATGAAACGTGCTTGCTCCAGTGTAAGCGTGAAAGATACTTTTTTGGGTGATGCGAAGCGAGATAGCGACAAGAATCAGAGGGAGATCAAAACCAAATGATCCCTGCGAGACAAGAATTCCAAATTCCCCTTCCTCATAAAAATGATTAGCACTTTTGCCCATAAGAGATCTTTTGTTAACATTAGCTATTAATATTACGGTGTGATAGGTTTATACTAGGGTAGGTGATCGCTGGCTTGGACTATTACGGAACAAGTTTATGGGGAACATATTATCTTTACTTCCTTCTTTTTTCTTGATTCCAGCAGACTCAACTGCTATTTTTTACATGGTAAAGTTGGGTAACCGGAAATGAGGGCGCATGCAAGAAGGGTGAATCCATAGCAGATAACAGGGTTTCTTCGAACCATCAATCTCAATACAATAAAACCAACTCTAAACCAATCAGCAAATGCCCTGAATCAGGTTGCGCAAAACTGCTTGCATGATTAAAGTCTATACACAGGAGACCCAGTCAATGAACTCTTCCTTTCGTTTTTTATGTTCGGGTGTTATTTTGCGAAGGACTTGAGTCATATCTGGCTATGTGGGAGGATCAAAATGCTGGACTTCATTCGCTGGCGCCACGACGAGCCAGCGCAATAACTAGAATTCCAAGAGAAAAGATTGAGATAAAGATAAAGTGTAAAGATCGCAACCTACATTCACTCTTTCCCTATCTTTGCGCCTTATCTTTATCTACCATAAACTGCTTTACTTCAATTCCCCCAAAAATACAGCGTGTGTTTATGATAATGGTTTTATGGCAATCTTCGCTACCTTTGTGTTCATACTTCTTGTTTAATAAAACTCCACCACTTTCATTTTTCATAAACTCTATGCTACCTAAAAGAGTAGTATTTGTAAAAACATAATTTAATTCAGGATTCACCCTTAGATCAATTCCGCCCATAATCGCTGTCAGTGAAATGATGGTTTCGCCATCAGGAACTTCAACCTGGCTTATGTCCAGATCAACCCCTCCCATTATGGCGATATAATAGCAATTATTAAGAGTAGTTCCTTCAAGTTTTTTATCTATTCCACTCATTACCGCCCAATTTCCATTTTTTGATCCTTTCCCCGAAAGAAGAATACTAATGCCAATTAAGATCACTATCAATGGAAAGATCAACTTCCAGATTAGTGAGAGATCAAAAGTATAATAGCCTAAATTCCTCGCAATAATGGCGACTCCCAAACCTACAAGGATTAGTCCCCAAATTATATTGGCGTTTTTATATCTGTTTTTATTATCTAAAAGGGTTTCTAATCCCCAGATAATAAAGACAACCGGCCAAAATGTAGCTATTAACTCTCCAACAGCAATATCGGTTACACCTAAGTTATTAGTCAGCAGTATAATTCCAATTATAATAAGTAGTAGTCCCCAAATCAATGATGTTTTCATTTATGCATTCCTCCGTATTTCTCAGTAAGAATCTATTATCAAGAAATATATAACCTTAAAGTTATAAATTAGTATAAGGTATACTGGTTATGTAAAGTTCTTTACAGATTTTTTGATCATATTTACTAACATTTAAAATAAGTATAGTCGGTAGTAATTCAAATAAAGTATTCGTCTTAAACGACTAAAACAAGTAACGGCTGTTACAGTATGAAATGAGTGCATATCAAAATGATGCGTTATTTTCGCTCCTTGCTCGGGAATCAGGAAACCCCCTAAATTTTTGTTTTTTACACATTTTTCACCAGTTTTTAGTAAGCTGAGAGAAGATGAAATTGAAGCTAGCACCGAATGTAAGGCTATTTTAAAATTCTATGTTTCAGCAGCCTCTGTCCACAAATGCACATCACTTATCCGGCTCAGTTAACCCTAGCTATTATAGCATTTTCCACTTTAGGTTGACCGGTCCAATTTCCTCCTATTTCGACCCAAACGGCAACTGCACCGAACTTGAGCATATAGCCGAAATCTCCTGGAATTACCGCAACAACATCTCAAAAGCGACGATCATTGAGCAGTTTTACTTACACACACAAAAAATGTGAATATATAATTTTAGAGGCCTTTTCGTTACATATAAAAAGCTATATGTAACTTTAGAGGCTTTTTGGTTACATATAAAAGCTATATGTGACTTTAGAGGCTTTTTGGTTACATATAAAAGCTATATGTAACTTTAGAGGCCCTTTCGTTACATATAAAAGCTATATGTAACTTTAGAGGCCCTTTCGTTACATATAAATTGTGCTATGTAATTAAGATTCGGTTTTTAGCAAACCTTTTTGCCATATCATTTCTCCATGAACAGATCCAAATATGGTTTAAAAACGAAAAACCGGTACGGGCATAGCCGGTGGACTCATGTACTATTTCTAGTTCTACCAATTTCTGTATCAGTGTATTTGCCGTCTGATGGTAATATCAAGGAATTGGGCTGCATCATTGATGGAAACTGTTGGTCTTTGATAGAACTTCATTATATGTGATTTGGATTTTTTAATCCATTCGCTCATTCTAAAAAGACGATGTTTGACATCATGAAGTAAACACTTGATTTTTCAGCTATGATTCTTCGCTGCTGATCTTATATTTCGAACTGTCGTAAATGTGAGATCAGGCACCGTTCCCCAAACGGATACAATATTATTCTGCTACTGTTGCAGTAATTGGCCCCATAACTTATTTAACCTAGAAGATTGTGACAGGAGGAAAACAACAAATGCCAAACATTTACGATTATACCGACTATCGCCTGTTTCTGAAAGAGTATTA
The sequence above is a segment of the Chitinispirillales bacterium ANBcel5 genome. Coding sequences within it:
- a CDS encoding M23 family metallopeptidase, giving the protein MVGKVKDVLDLNYQRAVYANTEYSKKLNWDELLPKIKPDWYAMWIAGSKDRFAEEVAFYQLKNGLKPISGVIGPITWKAMGGVVFEPLEGVEDLFPLKKLQRERPRFFPPLPLSHRITSPFGMRIHPVSGVRRFHNGIDLEADIGDPVVAFADGIVEHSLFSETGGHMIVLKHANEYKTRYLHLDKRLVKSGEVIAGQKIGTAGNTGISSGPHLHFEIIRKGKRVDPTDYINYRLRQ
- a CDS encoding RHS repeat-associated core domain-containing protein, whose product is HVMDDTSRIAIVNHWTKDDHLREIDSSDDLGQNKIRYQYGNHLGSASLELNEAGELISYEEYFPYGGTSFVVGNSEKEVKLKEYRYTGKERDDATGLYYYGARYYAAWIGRWLSADPAGPVDGWNLYEYVRGNPVGLVDPDGMTSERHDVGIKFPEGVETAEDLKEHLSNKGTFEYDGIDYYLEFDGELDIEMVDGVPKITGDNLMAREFVAGAIVPPATNSNHHAGHAIDMNILYNKKLYRAVDLNPNNIKRLPQSVQNFINDIRNDSKLRWGGDFSPTDPVHIDDGLNISNPEVFRQRVIAVNYAYQAR
- a CDS encoding helix-turn-helix domain-containing protein, with the translated sequence MMSNIVFLAWGKGPKLLMRLYQRPTVSINDAAQFLDITHQTANTLIQKLVELEIVQESTGYARNRLFVFKPYLDLFMEK
- a CDS encoding DUF5668 domain-containing protein — its product is MKTSLIWGLLLIIIGIILLTNNLGVTDIAVGELIATFWPVVFIIWGLETLLDNKNRYKNANIIWGLILVGLGVAIIARNLGYYTFDLSLIWKLIFPLIVILIGISILLSGKGSKNGNWAVMSGIDKKLEGTTLNNCYYIAIMGGVDLDISQVEVPDGETIISLTAIMGGIDLRVNPELNYVFTNTTLLGSIEFMKNESGGVLLNKKYEHKGSEDCHKTIIINTRCIFGGIEVKQFMVDKDKAQR